From the genome of Chloroflexota bacterium, one region includes:
- a CDS encoding c-type cytochrome, giving the protein MNPTVKRLVLPGLAAATLLMSACIPTPPPPPAKTEGAAKPAAAASKPGGGGGAGDTDAGKTLFTAKGCIACHVAPGVPGAVGTIGPSLAGIGDAAKRPKLASGEDNTAPNIRGWIKDPQAKKPGTMMPALGLSDKESDDLTAFLITLK; this is encoded by the coding sequence ATGAATCCCACTGTCAAGCGTCTTGTTCTGCCGGGCCTGGCAGCGGCCACGCTGCTGATGTCGGCCTGTATTCCGACGCCGCCGCCACCTCCCGCCAAAACCGAGGGGGCAGCGAAGCCAGCGGCAGCGGCGTCGAAGCCGGGCGGCGGCGGCGGCGCTGGCGATACCGACGCCGGCAAGACGCTCTTTACTGCGAAGGGCTGCATCGCCTGCCACGTGGCGCCGGGCGTGCCGGGCGCGGTTGGCACCATCGGCCCAAGCCTCGCCGGCATCGGCGACGCGGCCAAGCGGCCGAAGCTCGCCAGCGGCGAAGACAACACCGCTCCGAATATCCGTGGCTGGATCAAGGATCCCCAGGCGAAGAAGCCGGGTACGATGATGCCGGCGCTCGGCCTGTCGGACAAGGAGTCTGACGACCTGACCGCGTTCCTGATCACGCTCAAGTAG
- a CDS encoding cbb3-type cytochrome c oxidase subunit I, whose amino-acid sequence MATVAVDSLPINDTTRPDVADARTNRITALFLGVAIAAVALGILLGFLQALEHAGIDLYPYLKPIIHSYYQGLTLHGVLNALVWTTFFICGFLLYITVQAYRRPLTHPGLAEITFGLMVVGTVMAAIPMLLDEATVMFTFYPPLLAHWSFYLGLTLVVAGTWLVTLLVSLVHCAWRKEHPDERMPLPGMMSIATLAMWSIASSGIALEMIFFNLPLSLGVIPETSPIIARTLFWLTGHPIVYFWLLPAYISWYTLVPRQVGGKLFSDPMARVSFMLFLVLSSPIGLHHQFTDPGISSTWKLVHAFGTFAVFFPSLLTFFNVVASLENGGRARGGTGWIGWIFKLPWNDPTVTPQILAMLTFVFGGIGGLINASYSMNLVIHNTAWIVGHFHLTVGAAVTLTYMSLSYWVLPRTLGRKLWAPQLAMIQGWLWFFGMIIFSNALHRLGLLDMPRRTAIGMSPYVQEIATPVVQEWRAILPLVAIGGTILTISGVLYILICVMTAFFSRKVTVPNGALLFSEAQADASHAPRALDQWRPWVATAIVLILVAYGPTLLELIGTTSLNVPGRRVW is encoded by the coding sequence GTGGCGACTGTAGCCGTCGACTCCCTGCCCATCAATGACACGACCCGCCCGGACGTCGCGGACGCCAGGACGAACCGCATCACAGCGCTGTTCCTTGGCGTGGCCATCGCTGCCGTCGCGCTCGGCATTCTGCTCGGCTTCCTCCAGGCCCTGGAGCACGCCGGCATCGATCTCTACCCCTACCTGAAGCCGATCATCCACTCGTACTACCAGGGGCTGACGCTGCACGGCGTCCTCAACGCCCTGGTCTGGACGACGTTCTTCATCTGCGGCTTCCTGCTCTACATCACCGTCCAGGCGTACCGCCGACCGTTGACGCACCCGGGCCTGGCCGAGATCACGTTCGGGCTGATGGTCGTCGGCACGGTGATGGCCGCCATCCCGATGCTGCTCGACGAAGCCACGGTGATGTTCACGTTCTACCCGCCGCTGCTGGCGCACTGGTCGTTCTACCTCGGCCTGACGCTGGTGGTGGCCGGCACCTGGCTGGTGACGCTGCTGGTGTCATTGGTGCACTGCGCGTGGCGCAAGGAGCACCCGGACGAGCGGATGCCCCTGCCGGGCATGATGTCCATCGCCACCCTGGCGATGTGGTCGATCGCCAGCTCCGGCATCGCCCTGGAGATGATCTTCTTCAATCTCCCGCTCTCGCTGGGCGTCATCCCGGAGACCAGCCCGATCATCGCGCGGACCCTTTTCTGGCTGACAGGCCACCCCATCGTCTACTTCTGGCTGCTGCCGGCCTACATCTCCTGGTACACGCTGGTCCCACGCCAGGTCGGCGGAAAGCTGTTCAGCGATCCGATGGCCCGCGTCTCCTTCATGCTGTTCCTGGTGCTGTCGTCGCCCATCGGGCTGCACCACCAGTTCACGGACCCCGGCATCTCGTCGACCTGGAAGCTGGTTCACGCCTTCGGCACGTTCGCCGTCTTCTTCCCGAGCCTGTTGACCTTCTTCAACGTCGTCGCGTCGCTGGAGAACGGCGGGCGGGCGCGCGGCGGCACCGGCTGGATCGGCTGGATCTTCAAGCTGCCCTGGAACGACCCGACCGTGACGCCGCAGATCCTGGCGATGCTGACTTTTGTCTTCGGCGGCATCGGCGGTCTGATCAACGCGTCCTACAGCATGAACCTGGTGATCCACAACACGGCGTGGATCGTCGGCCACTTCCACCTGACGGTTGGCGCGGCGGTCACCCTGACGTACATGAGCCTGAGCTACTGGGTGCTGCCGCGCACGCTCGGCCGGAAGCTCTGGGCGCCGCAGTTGGCGATGATCCAGGGCTGGCTCTGGTTCTTCGGGATGATCATCTTCTCCAACGCGCTGCACCGCCTCGGTCTCCTGGACATGCCGCGCCGCACCGCCATTGGTATGTCCCCCTACGTGCAGGAGATCGCCACACCGGTCGTTCAGGAGTGGCGGGCGATCCTCCCGCTGGTTGCCATCGGTGGCACCATCCTGACCATCAGCGGTGTCCTGTACATCCTGATCTGCGTCATGACGGCGTTCTTCAGCCGCAAGGTCACCGTCCCGAACGGCGCACTCCTATTCTCCGAGGCCCAGGCTGACGCGAGTCACGCCCCGCGGGCGCTCGACCAGTGGCGGCCATGGGTCGCGACGGCCATCGTGCTGATCCTCGTCGCGTACGGCCCCACCTTGCTTGAGCTGATCGGCACGACATCGCTCAACGTGCCCGGCCGCAGAGTCTGGTAG
- a CDS encoding cytochrome c oxidase subunit II, translating to MIEASWIVPSALIPAIMLVLLLYATFSVGAHVPTHEENIDPKLVAQTAPFNNPGLFDRGNGQYDVVMVGQTWSFRPNEIRVPLGARVTFTVTSQDVIHGLRIEKSNVNIMLIPGQVGKATAHFTERGEFLLVCHEYCGVSAIPTLGHQAMYGKVIVE from the coding sequence ATGATCGAAGCGTCCTGGATCGTCCCCAGCGCGCTGATCCCAGCCATCATGCTTGTTCTCCTGCTGTACGCGACGTTCTCGGTCGGCGCGCACGTGCCGACGCACGAGGAGAACATCGATCCGAAACTCGTCGCCCAGACCGCTCCGTTCAATAACCCCGGCCTCTTCGATCGTGGCAACGGCCAGTACGACGTGGTCATGGTCGGCCAGACCTGGAGCTTCCGCCCGAACGAGATCCGGGTGCCGCTCGGCGCGCGCGTCACGTTCACGGTGACCAGCCAGGACGTGATTCACGGCCTGCGAATCGAGAAGTCCAACGTCAACATCATGCTGATCCCCGGGCAGGTCGGGAAGGCGACGGCCCACTTCACAGAGCGCGGTGAGTTTCTGCTCGTCTGCCACGAGTACTGCGGGGTCTCTGCCATCCCGACGCTCGGCCACCAGGCGATGTACGGCAAGGTGATCGTCGAATGA